A part of Populus alba chromosome 8, ASM523922v2, whole genome shotgun sequence genomic DNA contains:
- the LOC118052306 gene encoding signal peptidase complex subunit 2, whose protein sequence is MQEKKTEMANKNAKKANLLDHHSIKHILDESVSEIVISRGHVEDVRMSNIRLFLGTIIIVIALIAQFYNKKFPQNQDFLIGCIVLYIVFNGLLQLIIHLKEKNAILVTYPPKGSYTSTGLVVSSKLPRFSDEYTLSIASADPKSISAGKPVQFTKSITQWFTKDGVLVEGLFWKDVEALIDDYAAEPKKSK, encoded by the exons atgcaagaaaagaaaacggaAATGGCAAACAAGAACGCAAAGAAGGCAAATCTCTTAGATCACCACTCAATCAAGCACATTCTGGACGAATCCGTCTCCGAG ATTGTTATAAGTCGTGGACATGTAGAAGATGTGAGGATGAGCAATATAAGGTTGTTCTTGGGGACAATTATTATAGTGATTGCGCTTATTGCTCAGTTTTACAACAAGAAGTTCCCTCAGAATCAGGACTTTTTGATCGGATGCATCGTATT GTATATAGTCTTCAATGGATTGTTGCAGCTGATCATCCACTTAAAAGAGAAGAATGCTATCTTAGTTACTTATCCACCCAAG GGATCTTACACCAGCACTGGTTTAGTCGTCTCTTCAAAATTGCCAAGATTTTCTGACGAGTACACACTTAGCATAGCTAGCGCAGATCCTAAATCAATTTCTGCCGGGAAACCAGTTCAGTTTACCAAAAGCATCACCCAGTG GTTCACCAAGGATGGAGTTTTGGTGGAGGGCCTGTTCTGGAAAGATGTTGAAGCACTGATTGATGATTATGCAGCAGAACCAAAGAAGAGCAAGTGA
- the LOC118052305 gene encoding peroxisomal nicotinamide adenine dinucleotide carrier-like, with protein sequence MIYCLMLSLWRCTNVLLTNPIWVVVTRMQTHRKNSKKSQLSHPSIAPAEKVLDDPIEPPPYGTGHATQELYDEAGIWGFWKGVFPTLIMVSNPSIQFMLYETMLKKLKTKCALVKQGDTGVSALEIFLLGALAKLGATVVTYPLLVVKAMEAIRKLEAESFYK encoded by the exons ATGATTTATTGTTTGATGCTTTCTTTGTGGAGGTGTACCAATGTGTTGTTGACAAATCCCATATGGGTAGTTGTCACACGTATGCAG ACTCATAGGAAGAACTCAAAGAAGTCTCAGCTTAGTCACCCATCCATTGCCCCAGCTGAGAAAGTATTAGATGATCCAATAGAACCTCCTCCATACGGAACTGGCCACGCG ACTCAAGAACTCTATGATGAAGCAGGAATTTGGGGCTTTTGGAAAGGTGTTTTCCCAACATTAATCATG GTCAGCAACCCTTCAATACAATTCATGCTGTATGAAACTATGTTGAAGAAGTTGAAGACAAAGTGTGCCTTGGTTAAGCAGGGTGACACCGGAGTTAGTGCTTTGGAG ATATTTCTTCTTGGAGCTTTAGCAAAGCTTGGAGCTACTGTTGTAACATATCCTCTTCTAGTGGTAAAG GCAATGGAAGCTATCAGAAAGCTAGAAGCAGAGAGCTTCTACAAGTAA
- the LOC118052304 gene encoding uncharacterized protein translates to MATSRPPPPVPLDLDLTIISAKHLKNVNWKTGDLKPYAVFWVDPSRRLSTKSDESGSTRPVWNERFTLPLTFALRDSFLTLEIFHSKPSETPKPLVGTLRVALKDLSDPDDSNRVRTLELTRPSGRPQGKIRIKLGVRERPFSPHPPPQPVYGNYAPQSYYYSGAAIPPPPDYRRLSMALPASLSPPPPPAPHYGPYHDAYPPPYYPGYHSSAPPSPTPPRHFFDRTMGSYGSGPSAPVDYGSYDTQRERHKGGKGMGFGTGLAVGAVAGTLGGLALEEGLKHEEEKIAEKVENDLAARDDYSDYRADYGC, encoded by the coding sequence ATGGCTACCTCTCGCCCTCCACCCCCAGTACCTCTCGATCTCGACCTCACAATAATCTCTGCAAAACACCTCAAAAACGTAAACTGGAAAACTGGAGACCTCAAACCATACGCAGTCTTCTGGGTCGACCCAAGCCGAAGACTCTCAACAAAATCCGACGAATCCGGTTCGACCCGACCTGTCTGGAACGAGCGATTCACGCTCCCTCTCACCTTCGCTCTTCGCGACTCCTTCCTTACCCTAGAAATCTTCCATTCCAAGCCAAGCGAAACCCCCAAACCCCTCGTTGGCACTCTCCGGGTCGCATTAAAAGACTTATCCGACCCCGATGACTCAAACCGGGTCCGAACTCTTGAACTAACCCGACCCTCTGGTCGCCCTCAGGGTAAAATCAGAATCAAACTCGGTGTGCGTGAAAGACCGTTTTCTCCTCATCCACCGCCGCAGCCAGTTTACGGAAATTACGCTCCACAGAGCTATTATTATAGCGGCGCCGCTATACCACCACCTCCTGACTATAGGCGCCTGTCTATGGCGCTTCCAGCGTCGCTTTCTCCCCCTCCCCCACCCGCACCGCATTATGGTCCCTACCACGACGCCTACCCTCCTCCGTATTATCCAGGATATCACTCCTCTGCCCCGCCGTCACCCACGCCGCCAAGGCACTTTTTTGATCGGACGATGGGTAGTTACGGCAGTGGGCCCTCTGCGCCGGTTGATTATGGTAGTTATGATACTCAGAGGGAGAGGCATAAAGGAGGGAAGGGTATGGGGTTTGGAACGGGATTGGCTGTGGGTGCCGTTGCTGGGACTCTAGGTGGACTTGCATTGGAAGAGGGATTGAAACACGAGGAAGAGAAAATCGCAGAGAAAGTGGAGAATGATCTGGCTGCGCGTGACGATTATAGTGATTATCGTGCTGATTACGGATGTTAA
- the LOC118052303 gene encoding uncharacterized acetyltransferase At3g50280, protein MPSATSVTIVSQCNVFPDQKSTLEDLKLSVSDLPMLSCQYIQKGGLFTRPPTLSVDSLISHLKQSLSQTLSYFPPLAGRFNTDSNGYIYITCNDAGVDFIHATATSISIQDILCPLHVPDCVRGFFAFESTVSYQGHYKPILAVQVTELADGVFIGCSMNHSVTDGTSFWTFFNTFSEVSRGIKKISRQPDFSRNSILISEAALKVPQGGPQVTFNENEPLCERIFSFSREAILKLKSKVNNKKWTQKSDNTNVDAVEIMGKQSNDTLLQIHNKGKMTGILESWFKNAVSKPQEMESNLSMVEISSFQSLCALLWRAVTRARKLNPSKTTTFRMAVNCRHRLNPKLDPLYFGNAIQSVPTYASAGDVLSRDLRWCAEQLNKIVAAHNDGMVRRFVEDWESNPRCFPLGNLDGASMTMGSSPRFPMYDNDFGWGRPLAVRSGKANKFDGKISAFPGREGNGTVDLEVVLAPEAMAGIESDHEFMQFVSP, encoded by the coding sequence ATGCCTTCTGCTACTTCTGTAACAATTGTCTCACAATGCAACGTCTTCCCAGACCAAAAATCCACTCTAGAAGATCTCAAGCTCTCAGTCTCTGACCTCCCTATGCTTTCTTGCCAATACATCCAGAAGGGTGGCCTTTTCACTCGCCCTCCAACACTCTCCGTCGATTCCTTAATCTCCCACCTCAAGCAATCTCTTTCTCAAACTCTCTCTTACTTCCCTCCACTTGCAGGTCGCTTCAACACTGACTCCAATGGCTACATCTACATCACCTGCAACGACGCAGGCGTAGATTTCATCCATGCCACTGCAACCAGTATTTCCATCCAAGATATTCTCTGTCCACTTCACGTACCTGATTGCGTCAGAGGCTTCTTTGCTTTTGAGAGCACTGTTAGCTACCAGGGCCATTATAAACCAATCCTGGCCGTTCAGGTCACAGAATTAGCTGATGGGGTTTTTATTGGTTGTTCAATGAACCATTCTGTTACTGACGGTACTTCGTTTTGGACCTTCTTCAATACCTTTTCTGAAGTTTCGAGAGGAATCAAGAAAATATCAAGACAGCCTGATTTCTCAAGAAACTCAATCTTGATTTCTGAAGCTGCACTTAAAGTTCCTCAAGGTGGCCCTCAAGTCACTTTTAATGAAAACGAGCCACTGTGTGAAAGAATTTTCAGTTTTAGCAGAGAAGCCATTTTGAAGCTGAAATCCAAAGTCAACAACAAGAAATGGACTCAAAAATCAGATAATACTAATGTTGACGCTGTTGAAATAATGGGAAAACAAAGCAATGATACACTGCTTCAGATTCACAACAAAGGCAAGATGACTGGAATCCTTGAAAGCTGGTTCAAGAACGCGGTTTCGAAACCGCAAGAAATGGAGTCAAACCTTTCAATGGTGGAGATTTCGTCGTTTCAATCATTGTGTGCTCTTCTGTGGCGTGCGGTGACACGTGCAAGGAAGTTGAACCCGTCAAAAACGACCACGTTTAGGATGGCGGTTAATTGCCGTCACCGTTTGAACCCGAAACTCGATCCGCTATATTTTGGGAACGCAATTCAAAGCGTCCCCACATACGCGTCAGCTGGGGACGTGCTGTCTAGGGATCTACGCTGGTGTGCGGAGCAGCTGAATAAAATTGTTGCTGCCCATAACGACGGAATGGTACGTCGTTTTGTCGAGGATTGGGAAAGTAATCCAAGGTGTTTCCCGTTAGGGAACTTGGATGGGGCGTCAATGACAATGGGTAGTTCACCAAGATTCCCAATGTACGATAATGATTTTGGGTGGGGTCGACCCTTGGCAGTTAGGAGTGGTAAGGCCAACAAGTTTGATGGTAAGATCTCTGCTTTTCCTGGCAGGGAAGGTAATGGTACTGTGGATCTTGAGGTTGTGTTGGCTCCTGAAGCAATGGCTGGGATTGAGTCTGATCACGAGTTCATGCAGTTTGTATCTCCCTAG
- the LOC118052302 gene encoding 26S proteasome non-ATPase regulatory subunit 7 homolog A isoform X1: MDVIKTQQISARPIEKVVVHPLVLLSIVDNYNRVAKDTRKRVVGVLLGSSFKGTVDATNSYAVPFEEDDKDPRIWFLDHNYHESMFSMFKRINAKEHVVGWYSTGPKLRENDLEIHGLFNDYVPNPVLVIIDVQPEELGIPTKAYYAVEEVKENATQKSQKVFVHVQSEIAAHEVEEIGVEHLLRDVKDTTISTLATEVTGKLAALKGLDARLKEIRGYLDLVIEEKLPLNHEILYHLQDVFNLLPNLNVADLIKAFAVKTNDMMLVIYLSSLIRSVIALHNLINNKMLNKEHEKAEDSKPVALPPVAGS, encoded by the exons ATGGATGTGATAAAAACGCAACAAATATCGGCGAGACCAATCGAGAAAGTGGTAGTGCACCCTCTAGTTCTACTCAGCATCGTCGATAACTACAACAGAGTAGCTAAGGATACCCGCAAACGTGTCGTTGGGGTCTTGCTTGGCTCCAGTTTTAAGGGCACCGTTGATGCCACTAACAGCTATGCAG TGCCATTTGAAGAAGATGACAAGGACCCAAGAATCTGGTTTCTTGACCACAATTACCACGAGTCAATGTTTTCCATGTTCAAAAGAATAAATG CCAAGGAGCATGTTGTGGGGTGGTACAGCACTGGGCCAAAACTGAGGGAAAATGACCTGGAGATTCACGGGTTATTTAACGA TTATGTTCCAAACCCTGTCTTGGTAATAATTGATGTCCAACCGGAAGAGCTGGGAATACCCACAAAAGCATACTATGCTGTTGAAGAGGTAAAAGAG AATGCTACCCAGAAGAGCCAGAAGGTGTTTGTGCATGTGCAATCAGAAATTGCTGCCCATGAAGTTGAGGAAATTG GTGTAGAACATTTATTGAGGGATGTGAAGGACACAACGATTAGTACTCTTGCAACAGAG GTTACTGGGAAACTCGCAGCTCTGAAAGGGTTGGATGCTCGGCTAAAAGAGATACGTGGTTATCTTGACCTTGTCATTGAAGAAAAGCTCCCATTAAACCATGAAATTCTGTACCATCTACAG GACGTGTTCAACCTGCTTCCAAACCTGAACGTGGCAGACTTGATCAAGGCTTTTGCag TGAAAACAAATGATATGATGTTGGTTATCTATCTTTCTTCCCTCATCCGAAGTGTAATTGCTCTCCACAACTTGATCAACAACAAG ATGCTCAACAAAGAACATGAGAAAGCAGAAGACTCGAAGCCTGTTGCTTTACCTCCTGTTGCTGGAAGCTAG
- the LOC118052302 gene encoding 26S proteasome non-ATPase regulatory subunit 7 homolog A isoform X2 translates to MDVIKTQQISARPIEKVVVHPLVLLSIVDNYNRVAKDTRKRVVGVLLGSSFKGTVDATNSYAVPFEEDDKDPRIWFLDHNYHESMFSMFKRINAKEHVVGWYSTGPKLRENDLEIHGLFNDYVPNPVLVIIDVQPEELGIPTKAYYAVEEVKENATQKSQKVFVHVQSEIAAHEVEEIGVEHLLRDVKDTTISTLATEVTGKLAALKGLDARLKEIRGYLDLVIEEKLPLNHEILYHLQDVFNLLPNLNVADLIKAFAVKTNDMMLVIYLSSLIRSVIALHNLINNKMGAKYCCLDL, encoded by the exons ATGGATGTGATAAAAACGCAACAAATATCGGCGAGACCAATCGAGAAAGTGGTAGTGCACCCTCTAGTTCTACTCAGCATCGTCGATAACTACAACAGAGTAGCTAAGGATACCCGCAAACGTGTCGTTGGGGTCTTGCTTGGCTCCAGTTTTAAGGGCACCGTTGATGCCACTAACAGCTATGCAG TGCCATTTGAAGAAGATGACAAGGACCCAAGAATCTGGTTTCTTGACCACAATTACCACGAGTCAATGTTTTCCATGTTCAAAAGAATAAATG CCAAGGAGCATGTTGTGGGGTGGTACAGCACTGGGCCAAAACTGAGGGAAAATGACCTGGAGATTCACGGGTTATTTAACGA TTATGTTCCAAACCCTGTCTTGGTAATAATTGATGTCCAACCGGAAGAGCTGGGAATACCCACAAAAGCATACTATGCTGTTGAAGAGGTAAAAGAG AATGCTACCCAGAAGAGCCAGAAGGTGTTTGTGCATGTGCAATCAGAAATTGCTGCCCATGAAGTTGAGGAAATTG GTGTAGAACATTTATTGAGGGATGTGAAGGACACAACGATTAGTACTCTTGCAACAGAG GTTACTGGGAAACTCGCAGCTCTGAAAGGGTTGGATGCTCGGCTAAAAGAGATACGTGGTTATCTTGACCTTGTCATTGAAGAAAAGCTCCCATTAAACCATGAAATTCTGTACCATCTACAG GACGTGTTCAACCTGCTTCCAAACCTGAACGTGGCAGACTTGATCAAGGCTTTTGCag TGAAAACAAATGATATGATGTTGGTTATCTATCTTTCTTCCCTCATCCGAAGTGTAATTGCTCTCCACAACTTGATCAACAACAAG ATGGGAGCCAAATATTGCTGTCTGGACTTGTAA